In Catenulispora sp. MAP5-51, a genomic segment contains:
- a CDS encoding inositol monophosphatase, with protein MPETPQTADVAASDADVLAQTAIAVREAGSALRERFGELVPYQTRDELMRALAVNDDTALAILRPRLTGLRPGASWVDDELDGGALPPGEWWVVDPTEGNINHLHALPEWAVTATLVRDNQPVLTAVHLPLTGQTYTALTGAGAHLDGRPLHVSQTADLGLSIVATSQARPDEDEKVVRRVGSSITAMLFDALVVRTAVPATLHLLNVAAGRIDAFWQFAGARADLLPGALLVTEAGGHISDAQGRPWTSQSQSFLAAAPGIHAEAVATLSR; from the coding sequence ATGCCCGAAACGCCTCAGACCGCTGACGTTGCCGCCTCCGACGCCGACGTGCTCGCCCAGACCGCGATAGCCGTGCGGGAGGCCGGTTCAGCGCTGCGCGAGCGCTTCGGCGAGCTGGTCCCTTACCAGACCCGCGACGAGCTGATGCGCGCGCTCGCCGTCAACGACGACACGGCCCTGGCCATCCTGCGTCCCCGTCTCACGGGCCTGCGCCCGGGGGCCAGCTGGGTGGACGACGAGCTGGACGGCGGGGCGCTGCCGCCCGGCGAATGGTGGGTCGTGGACCCGACCGAAGGCAACATCAACCACCTGCACGCCCTGCCGGAGTGGGCGGTGACCGCCACCCTCGTGCGCGACAACCAGCCCGTGCTCACTGCGGTCCACCTGCCGTTGACCGGCCAGACCTACACCGCGCTCACCGGCGCGGGCGCCCACCTCGACGGCCGGCCGCTGCACGTCTCCCAGACCGCGGACCTCGGCCTGAGCATCGTGGCCACCAGCCAGGCCCGGCCCGACGAGGATGAAAAGGTCGTGCGCCGCGTCGGCTCCTCGATCACCGCGATGCTCTTCGACGCGCTCGTCGTCCGCACCGCCGTGCCCGCGACCCTGCACCTGCTGAACGTGGCCGCCGGCCGGATCGACGCCTTCTGGCAGTTCGCCGGCGCCCGCGCCGACCTGCTGCCCGGAGCGCTGCTCGTCACCGAAGCCGGCGGCCACATCTCCGACGCCCAGGGCCGCCCCTGGACCTCGCAGAGCCAGAGCTTCCTGGCCGCCGCGCCCGGCATCCACGCCGAGGCCGTCGCCACGCTCTCGCGCTGA
- a CDS encoding alpha/beta fold hydrolase has product MTTNAVLGNGRVGGNLAAANNLLAHDLDGTGPMLVAVHGITENRSFWNPVRLQQHFRVLRVDLRGHGDSPRTSPFGIDESVEDIHHLIESLGEGQSPFVVGHSLGGVIATAYAARYPTRGVVNVDQSLRVGPLPAELVATVRGEGFADFVRTLFAQLYGELDPELAADIERRRAVDQEVFSGFWTPLLDWDADTLAAWSRRTTSLPPDVPYLSLHGTDPGGDYTDWLTHRIPGAVVEQAPKHTHYPHLAQPEWFASRVHQFFSA; this is encoded by the coding sequence TTGACCACGAACGCAGTTCTCGGAAACGGCCGCGTCGGCGGCAACCTCGCCGCAGCCAACAACCTGCTGGCCCACGACCTCGACGGCACGGGACCGATGCTCGTGGCCGTCCACGGCATCACCGAAAACCGGAGCTTCTGGAACCCCGTCCGCTTGCAGCAGCACTTCCGCGTGCTGCGCGTCGACCTGCGTGGCCACGGCGACTCGCCTCGGACCTCGCCGTTCGGGATCGACGAGTCGGTGGAGGACATCCACCATCTGATCGAGTCCCTGGGCGAGGGCCAATCCCCGTTCGTCGTCGGTCACTCCCTCGGCGGGGTGATTGCGACTGCCTACGCGGCCCGCTACCCCACTCGCGGCGTGGTCAATGTCGACCAGTCGCTGCGGGTCGGTCCACTTCCTGCGGAGTTGGTCGCCACCGTGCGGGGAGAGGGCTTCGCCGACTTCGTTCGTACGCTCTTCGCCCAGCTGTACGGCGAGCTGGACCCCGAGTTGGCGGCCGACATCGAGCGCCGCCGCGCCGTCGACCAGGAAGTTTTCAGCGGGTTTTGGACCCCGTTGCTTGATTGGGACGCAGACACGCTGGCAGCGTGGTCTCGACGTACCACGAGCCTCCCGCCCGACGTCCCGTACCTGTCTTTGCATGGAACGGACCCCGGTGGTGACTACACCGACTGGCTCACCCACCGTATCCCCGGGGCCGTGGTCGAGCAGGCACCGAAGCACACGCACTATCCGCACCTGGCACAACCCGAATGGTTCGCCTCCCGCGTCCATCAGTTCTTCAGCGCCTGA
- a CDS encoding NADPH-dependent F420 reductase yields MTTIAVLGNGRVGGGLAAALTRAGHQVTVADRTPGAAAAAARTAEVVINATPGEGSLERLAALREELRDKILVDVSNATTDGPDGLPAGLLYPGSSLAEQLQAALPETRVVKTLNTMLFPVMTAPDTLVQPPTAFLSGEDPQAKQAVRELLADLGWRTEWITDLGGIQTARATEAAILFVPHVIRSSGFTPFAISIAR; encoded by the coding sequence ATGACCACGATCGCAGTTCTCGGAAACGGCCGCGTCGGCGGCGGCCTGGCCGCCGCTCTCACCCGGGCAGGACATCAGGTGACCGTCGCTGACCGCACACCGGGCGCCGCCGCGGCCGCCGCCCGGACAGCCGAGGTCGTCATCAACGCCACCCCGGGTGAGGGGTCGCTGGAACGTCTCGCCGCCCTGCGCGAAGAACTCCGCGACAAGATCCTCGTCGACGTGTCCAACGCCACCACCGACGGACCGGACGGACTGCCCGCCGGCCTGCTCTACCCCGGCTCCAGCCTTGCCGAACAACTCCAGGCAGCGCTCCCCGAAACGCGCGTAGTCAAGACACTCAATACCATGCTTTTCCCGGTGATGACCGCTCCGGACACGCTCGTCCAGCCGCCGACCGCGTTCCTCTCCGGCGAGGACCCGCAGGCCAAGCAGGCCGTCCGTGAGCTGCTCGCCGACCTCGGCTGGCGCACGGAGTGGATCACCGACCTCGGCGGAATCCAGACCGCCCGCGCAACAGAAGCCGCAATACTGTTCGTACCGCACGTGATTCGGTCCAGCGGCTTCACACCCTTCGCGATCTCGATCGCCCGCTGA
- a CDS encoding acetolactate synthase large subunit has protein sequence MNGAETLLCTLLDNGVDVCFANPGTSEMQFVAALDRHPAMRGVLCLFEGVATGAADGYARMTGRPAATLLHLGPGLANGLANLHNARRARTPIVNVIGDHARLHKELDSPLESDIDAAAATVSHWVRRPTASTHIGPDTAAAVAAAMSAGVRMPGAPDRSRTGTSGAISTLIIAADLSWEESAPPPPHLPAPPLRRTTREDVESTAALVAGAEPAALLIDGAGLGERGLRAAARIQKATGTAAFCPTWPARLRRGAGVPPIQPLGYRAETVDQQLAGIKHLILVGAREPVASFAYPGRPGLLTPPGTRVHHFVPDEGFDVIDALDQLADIVAPDTLAVLPSQDAPPPVADGPLRTQNWAKVIGALLPRDAIIVDESITEGMNTLFPATANSAPHDVLGLTGLAIGQGIPVAVGAAIACPERPVVCLQADGSALYTISGLWTQAREKLNVTTVILNNRSYAILRAELDRVGGGQAGPAARALFDLSRPDIDFTAVATGLGVPATRAANTTELAEQFSTALATPGPHLIEAILQPT, from the coding sequence ATGAATGGTGCCGAGACTCTCCTGTGCACCCTGCTCGACAACGGTGTGGACGTCTGCTTTGCCAATCCCGGTACGTCGGAGATGCAGTTCGTCGCGGCGCTCGACCGCCACCCGGCCATGCGTGGCGTGCTGTGCCTGTTCGAAGGAGTGGCGACCGGGGCCGCCGACGGCTATGCCCGCATGACCGGCCGGCCGGCCGCGACCCTGCTCCACCTCGGCCCCGGCCTGGCCAACGGCCTGGCGAACCTCCACAACGCCCGCCGAGCACGCACCCCGATCGTCAACGTCATCGGCGACCACGCCCGCTTACACAAGGAGCTCGACTCGCCCCTGGAATCCGACATCGATGCCGCAGCCGCGACCGTCTCCCACTGGGTGCGCCGACCGACGGCCTCGACGCACATCGGTCCCGACACCGCCGCAGCCGTGGCGGCGGCGATGAGCGCAGGGGTGCGGATGCCCGGCGCCCCGGACCGGTCACGCACCGGCACCTCCGGCGCGATCTCAACACTCATCATCGCCGCCGACCTCTCCTGGGAAGAGAGCGCCCCGCCTCCGCCACATCTCCCGGCACCGCCACTGCGTCGCACCACCCGCGAAGACGTGGAATCCACAGCCGCATTGGTCGCCGGTGCCGAGCCTGCCGCGCTGCTGATCGACGGAGCCGGACTAGGTGAGCGTGGCCTGCGAGCCGCCGCCCGGATACAGAAGGCCACCGGAACCGCCGCCTTCTGCCCGACCTGGCCCGCCCGGCTACGGCGCGGCGCCGGCGTACCGCCGATCCAGCCCCTGGGGTACCGGGCCGAAACCGTCGACCAGCAACTGGCGGGCATCAAGCACCTGATCCTGGTCGGAGCACGCGAACCGGTGGCATCGTTCGCCTATCCGGGCCGTCCAGGCCTTCTCACTCCACCGGGAACGCGCGTGCACCACTTCGTCCCCGACGAGGGATTCGATGTCATCGACGCGCTGGACCAACTGGCAGACATCGTCGCGCCGGACACCCTCGCAGTGCTGCCGTCGCAAGACGCCCCGCCTCCCGTCGCCGACGGGCCGTTGCGCACCCAGAACTGGGCAAAGGTCATCGGCGCCCTGCTCCCACGGGATGCGATCATCGTCGACGAGTCCATCACCGAGGGAATGAACACCCTCTTCCCGGCGACCGCCAACTCCGCACCACACGACGTGCTCGGCCTGACCGGTCTGGCCATCGGGCAAGGCATCCCAGTGGCCGTCGGCGCAGCCATCGCATGTCCCGAACGGCCCGTCGTCTGCCTGCAAGCCGACGGCAGCGCGCTCTACACCATCTCCGGACTGTGGACCCAGGCCCGCGAGAAGCTCAACGTGACCACCGTCATACTCAACAACCGCTCCTACGCGATCCTGCGCGCCGAACTGGACCGCGTCGGCGGCGGCCAAGCCGGACCGGCCGCCAGGGCCCTGTTCGACCTCAGCCGGCCCGACATCGACTTCACCGCCGTGGCCACCGGCCTGGGCGTCCCCGCGACACGGGCCGCAAACACCACCGAACTGGCCGAACAATTCTCCACCGCGCTGGCCACACCCGGACCGCACCTCATCGAGGCGATCCTCCAGCCGACCTGA
- a CDS encoding GNAT family N-acetyltransferase, whose protein sequence is MVIPAPITSIHQIEPQLANLRSYWLGWGSSNTAHDDMPLYRSGLAYSLLNGVLRIRGRSVDEAVETGLRALDGVPHLWWVGADSDPGVLEQLQAGGGQLGSTLPVMAIDLKRVSEAEVPGLAITRVDGATMSEYVEAYSDVFGIAPELRAAVVARETGYATAQSTVERFIGTLDGDVVGTAKVSMSHGVAGVYWVSTREPFRGRGIATALTTAALLAGRERGFRIGSLQASRLGAPVYRRLGFETVGELQHVAFQAPSD, encoded by the coding sequence ATGGTTATACCGGCACCAATTACCTCCATACACCAGATAGAGCCGCAGTTGGCCAACCTCCGCTCGTACTGGCTTGGATGGGGCAGTTCGAACACCGCGCACGACGATATGCCGCTCTACCGATCGGGTCTGGCGTACTCGCTGCTGAACGGGGTGCTGCGGATCCGTGGCCGGTCTGTGGACGAAGCCGTCGAGACCGGGCTGCGCGCACTCGACGGGGTGCCGCACCTGTGGTGGGTCGGCGCGGACAGCGACCCGGGAGTACTCGAACAGTTGCAGGCCGGCGGCGGACAGCTCGGTTCGACCTTGCCCGTCATGGCGATCGACCTCAAGCGCGTGTCCGAGGCGGAGGTTCCCGGGCTGGCGATCACCCGGGTCGACGGCGCGACTATGTCCGAATACGTCGAGGCGTACTCGGACGTGTTCGGGATCGCGCCCGAGCTTCGAGCAGCAGTCGTCGCCAGAGAAACGGGATACGCGACTGCGCAGTCGACTGTGGAGCGCTTCATCGGAACGCTCGACGGGGACGTAGTCGGTACGGCCAAGGTGTCGATGAGCCACGGAGTCGCAGGAGTCTACTGGGTCAGCACGAGGGAGCCCTTTCGCGGCCGGGGAATCGCTACTGCGTTGACGACCGCCGCACTGCTCGCCGGTCGCGAACGCGGATTCCGGATCGGCAGCCTGCAGGCGAGCAGACTCGGTGCGCCAGTGTATCGCCGGCTCGGCTTCGAGACAGTGGGCGAGCTTCAGCACGTGGCTTTTCAGGCACCGAGTGACTGA